Genomic segment of Ignavibacteriales bacterium:
CTCAACCCGGAGGCATTTCAAGTGCTCATGAGTTATGATTGGCCGGGAAATGTGCGCGAACTTGAACATGTGATTGAGGGCGCTGTCGCTCTCAGTCACAGCGATATTATAGAACCGAAGGATTTGTGGATGAATGTTGCGCTGAGTGTCACACTGCCTGCAGCATCAGTTCCGTCTCAATTACCCGCCGCCGATAAACTCATCAAGATGGATGAACTTGAAAAACTCTACATCGAACGTGCTTTGAAACACTACCGATGGAACCGTGTGAAGACTGCGGCAACATTGGGGATTACTCCGAAGACGCTCTACTTAAAAATCAAGCGATATAAAATCCAAATACCAAGTTTAGATACTCCAGAATAGTAATCACGTTCTCATTTGTTTTTATGTGACTGCAACCTTTTTATCATTACTCCCGTAACATTCATTGGGAACGAAACCAACTTTCCCAAATCTCCTTCTTAATAGAGCCAGTTATCGGTTGCACGTGGTGGTGTCGATCGAGACACTGGCTCTATCATTATTCCTCCGCACATCCCATTCTTGCTTTTGCATCGATTATTGACTAATTTTTTAAAAATTTAATCTTTCATAAATCACTTATCGGTTGTATACTATGCCAAATAAAAAAATTATTGGTGAAGCAATTACTTACGACGACGTGTTGCTGCTGCCGGCAAAATCGTCGATTTTACCGCGCGAAACAGATCTCCGGACAAAACTCACACGGCATATTGAACTCAACATTCCATTAGTGAGTGCCGCAATGGATACGGTTACAGAAGCCGAGATGGCAATTGCAATTGCACGAGAGGGCGGCATTGGTATTCTTCACAAGAACATGACAATCGAACGGCAGGCAGAGGAAGTAGACCGCGTGAAACGTTCAGAAAGCGGTATGATTCAAAAACCTATAACGCTGTCGCCTCATCAAACCGTCGGCGAAGCATTAGATGTGATGCGCAAGTACAGCATCTCCGGTATCCCCATTGTTGATCATGAAAATCTTGTCGGTATTCTTACAAATCGCGATTTGCGTTTCCAGCCGAATCTCGAACTCATCATTTCCAAAGTGATGACCAAAGGAAATCTTATCACTGCTCCTGTTGGTACGACACTAGAAGAAGCCGAGGTGATTCTTCAAGAACATCGCATTGAAAAATTACCGGTCGTTGACAAAATGGGAAAATTGCGCGGGCTGATTACATTCAAAGACATTCAAAAAAAGAAACGATATCCAAATGCCTGCAAGGACAAACATGGACGCTTGCGTGTAGGTGCCGCAGCAGGTATTACGGCTGATACGCTTGAACGTATTGCTGCACTTGTTGCTGCCGGTGTCGATGTTGTCGTCATGGATACGGCGCACGGGCATTCTCAAGGTGTCATCGAGATGGTGAAGCGCGTCCGCGGTAAATTTGATATTGAGTTAATCGCCGGTAATGTTGGCACGGCAGAAGGAACGAAAGACCTCATCAAAGCGGGGGTCGATGCGGTGAAAGTCGGCATTGGACCGGGTTCGATCTGCACAACGCGCGTTGTGGCAGGTGTTGGTGTTCCCCAGGTTACTGCTATTATGGAATGCGCAAAAGCAGCTGCAAAGCTAAAAATTCCCATTATTGCCGATGGGGGAATAAAACAAACCGGCGACATTGCAAAAGCGATCGCAGCCGGTGCAGATTTGGTTATGATCGGCGGATTATTTGCCGGTGTGGAAGAAAGCCCGGGAGAAAAAGTTCTGTACGAAGGTCGCAGTTACAAAGTGTACCGCGGTATGGGATCACTCGAATCCATGAAAAAGGGAAGCAAAGATCGTTACTTCCAAGATGCAGAAGACGACATCCAAAAATTAGTACCGGAGGGAATTGAAGGACGCGTGCCGTTTAAAGGAAATCTTTCCGACACAGTGTATCAAATGATGGGCGGCTTGCGCGCCGCAATGGGATATTGCGGATGCCGCACTATTGCCGAGATGAAGAAGAAAGCGC
This window contains:
- the guaB gene encoding IMP dehydrogenase — encoded protein: MPNKKIIGEAITYDDVLLLPAKSSILPRETDLRTKLTRHIELNIPLVSAAMDTVTEAEMAIAIAREGGIGILHKNMTIERQAEEVDRVKRSESGMIQKPITLSPHQTVGEALDVMRKYSISGIPIVDHENLVGILTNRDLRFQPNLELIISKVMTKGNLITAPVGTTLEEAEVILQEHRIEKLPVVDKMGKLRGLITFKDIQKKKRYPNACKDKHGRLRVGAAAGITADTLERIAALVAAGVDVVVMDTAHGHSQGVIEMVKRVRGKFDIELIAGNVGTAEGTKDLIKAGVDAVKVGIGPGSICTTRVVAGVGVPQVTAIMECAKAAAKLKIPIIADGGIKQTGDIAKAIAAGADLVMIGGLFAGVEESPGEKVLYEGRSYKVYRGMGSLESMKKGSKDRYFQDAEDDIQKLVPEGIEGRVPFKGNLSDTVYQMMGGLRAAMGYCGCRTIAEMKKKAQFTRMTEAGLRESHPHSISITKEAPNYHL